DNA from Roseimicrobium sp. ORNL1:
AGTGAGCCGCGGGGCGAACATGGCCATCGCGAAGCAGTTCCCATGGCTGGATTACAAGACCTATGTGGATGTGGGTACGGCGCAAGGCGACCTGGCGGTGCAGATCGCGCTGGCGAATCCGCACCTCCGCGGCACCGGCTTTGACCTGCCTGAGGTGGGGCCAATCTTCTCGGACTACGTCGCCGTGAACGGGCTCAAGGAACGCGTGACCTTCGCCGCAGGCAGCTTCTTCACAGATGCACTGCCGAAGGCGGACGTGGTGCTGATGGGACACATCCTCCACGACTGGGATCTGGAGACGAAGAAGATGCTCCTGAAGAAGTCCTACGAGGCCCTGCCAGAGGGCGGTGCCGTGGTGGTCTATGAGTCCATCATCGATGACGATCGTTCACAAAACGCCTTCGGTCTGCACATGAGTTTGAACATGCTCGTCGAGACGGACGGTGGCTTCGACTTCACCGGCGCTGATTGCATCGGCTGGATGAAGGAAGCGGGCTTCCGTGACATGCGCGTGGAGCACCTGGTGGGACCGGAGTCGATGGTGATTGGGATCAAGTAGGGAGGTGAAGGGTCAATAGTTGAGGGTTGATAGTTGATAGCCTGAGAGTACCGGACAATGAGGTCGGGGGCCTAAGCATGAGCTGTGTCCTGGACGTGAGGAGTGCTCTTTGCTCCACTGCGTGAGCTTGGGCATCAGTCTCAGGCTATCAACTATCAACCCTAGACCATCAACTCAGGCGAGTTCCGCGAGCCCGCTCCTGTCCGATTCGGCACAAAAAATGTCCGTGCAAAATATTGCGCGACGGCGTTTGATCGTGCGCGCATTTCGCCGCTTCACTTCATGAGCAAAAAACTCAACATCGCCGTCGTCGGCCTCGGATTCGGGGCGGAGTTCATCCCCATCTGGCAGCGCCATCCGCATACGAACTGCTATGCCATCTGCCAGCGCAACGAGGCGAAGCTCAAGGAGTGCGGCGACTACTGGAAGGTGGACGTGCGCTACACGGAGTACGAGGAATTGCTCAAGGACCCGAATGTGGATGCGGTGCACATCAACTCGCCGATTCCTGATCACGGCTGGATGAGCATCGCCGCGCTGAAGGCGGGCAAGCACGTGGCCTGCACGGTGCCGATGGCTACCAGCGTGGAGGAGTGCCTGGAGATCATCAAGCTCACCCAGGAGACCGGTCTTACCTACATGATGATGGAGACGGTGGTGTATGCTCGTGAGTATCTTTTCATGAAGGACCTCGCGGACAAGGGTGAACTGGGCAAGCTGCAGTTCATCCAGGCGAGCCACCAGCAGGACATGGATGGTTGGCCAAACTACTGGCCCGGTCTACCGCCCATGCACTACGCCACGCACTGCGTGGGCCCTGTGCTCGGTCTCGCCGGTGGTGAGGCGGAGTATGTGAGCTGCTTCGGCTCGGGCACGATTCGCGAGGAACTCATCAAGCACTACAACTCGCCCTTCGCCGTGGAGACGGCGCATGTGAAGGTGCACAAGTCAGACCTCAGTGTGCGCATCATCCGCTCGCTCTTTGATACGGCACGCCAGTACCGTGAGAGCATCGACGTGTACGGCAGCCAGAAATCCGTCGAGTGGCCGCTCATCGAGCACGAGCCCCTTGTGCTGCACACCGCGAAGAAGCCGGAGCCGGAGATCCCTGAGAAGATCAAGTGCCCCGATTTCGCGGACCGTCTGCCGGAGCCCATCCAGCGCTACACGACCAAGGGTGTGTACGACGACGACGCCAACACGCACCTGAGCTTCACCCAGGGCGCGGGACATGGCGGCAGCCATCCGCACCTCGCCCATGAGTTCGCCATGGCGCTGGTGGAGAAGCGCGAGACCTTCCCGAATGCCAAGCAGAGCGCCAACTGGACCTGCACCGGCATCCTTGCCCATCAGAGCGCCATGGAGGGCGGCGCGATCAAGAAGCTGCCGGTGGAGACGTTGAGCTGAGCTGAGGCTCGAACCTCAGCGCATGGCCCACCCATCGGATGGAACCGCCACGTGCGATTCCATCCGGGGGACGAGGCTATGCTCTTTCGAGACCGCATCGATGCAGGAGTCCAACTGGCGCAACGGTTGTCCGGCTACGCAGGGCGTGCGGACGTGGTGATTGTGGGCCTGCCGCGGGGCGGCGTGCCTGTCGCGGCGGAAGTGGCGAAGGCGCTGCATGCGCCGCTGGACATCATGGTGGTGCGCAAGCTGGGCGTGCCGGGACATGAGGAACTGGCTCTGGGAGCGATTGCTCCTGACGATGCCCTCGTGGTGAATCCCGAGGTCATGGCCAGCCTACGCGAACCGGAGGTGGCGCTACATGAGGCGATGGTGCGGGAAAGGAAGGAACTGGAGCGCCGAGAGCAGGAATATCAAGGAGCGCGGCCTGCTATCGACCTGAGAGGAAAGACGGTCATCGCGGTGGATGACGGACTCGCCACGGGAGCCACCATGCATGCCGCGGTGAAGGCGTTGCGCGGGCGTGGAGTGGCGCAGTGCATCGTAGCGGTGCCGGTCACAGCGTGGCAGGCTCGCGCCAGTTTTGAGGATGCCGGTGTGGAGGTCGTTTCAGTATTCATCCCTGCAGATTTCCAGGCGGTGGGGCAGCACTACGAGGACTTCACCCAGACGTCAGATGAAGAGGTGTTGCAGGCGCTGCGTGAGGCCAACCTGTCCGCGAGTGGGCGATGAAAATCTCAGCCACTGCGAGAGCGGTCTAGCCGTACCTCAACCAGAGGACGAAATAGGTGATGACGAAGATGACGAAAAGAGTGCCATTAGTGAGGAGAAGCAGGGCGCTGCCAATCTTCCGCACGTGACCGGATACCACGCCGCGATAGCCCCAGCAGGCGAGTATTCCAAAAATGCTTGGAACCACCACCGCGGAAATGTAGCCCGGTTCCCCAACGCCGCACACGTTGGGAGAAGCTACGGAATACGCAAAGATTGCCAGCCACTCGAGTGAAACTATCCACGCAGCCCAATTTGCGATGAAGGCGTTCTTGGGGTCATGTTTGGAAGGGATGAGCCAGTAGTACCATGGGCCCTTTTTCTTCTTGAGCGTGTAACGCCCGGGCCCAGGTGCTTCCTTGCCAGAGGGTGATGCAGACATGGCGAGAAGATGGGATGCCTCTCTCAGTGGAGGTGATTCTTAGCGCCCAATCTCCAGCTTGAGCGGCTTGCCGTTCACAATTCCCTGCATGCTCACCGTCCACGGCTCCTCCTCACGTTTGAGCACGAGCGGTTTGCCTTCAAAGGAATCGACAAAACCCTTCATCTCACCACTTACGTGACCGTCCGTTGGTGGCTGCAGCACGGCGAAGAGCATGGTGTGCAGGGTCTGGGTCTCGAACTGCTTCCGCATGGCGCCTTCGAAGGAGGGCAGGGTGTTTTTCAGCACCTGGCTCGCGTTCGTAAGGCTGGCGTGCATCTCCTTGAGGTCTGCTTGATACTCCTGCCAGGGTTTGGTGCTCGCGGTTTCCGCGCGTGCCTGGAGTTCTCGACCTTGCTCCGCGGTCTTCTTCCATTCCTCCACGGAGGCGAGTGCTTGCTTTGCGGAGGCAGCTCTTGCGTTATCAGCATCCTGGCTCTGGGAACCGAGGAATGACTGGGCTGCCTCGAGCGCGGCCTTTTCACTCTCGGGTGAGTTCTGGATGCCGAGGACCATGCGCCGCATCCAGTCCGCCATCGCATGCTCGCCGGTAAGAGCCTCCCGCACGGTGTGCAATGGAGGCAGGGCCTTCATGTCCTTCACAATGGTCTTTCCCTGCTCCACATCCATGCTGAGCATGTGCCTCGCGGTGGTGCGGATGGCCTGCTGCTCCACACTGTGCTGCATGATGGCAGTGATGAGCAACGGCTCGGCTGCGAGATGACGTGCGGCGGCATGCACATGCTTCGTCCAGGCCCACGCGGCATCCGCATTGCCCGAGGCGTAGTGCACCTCCACCTGCACCAGCGCCAGACGGCACAGTAGTTGCAGCTTGGTGAGGTGCGGCATGGGGGCGAAGGGACCTTCGTCAAAGGTGGTGCCCCACACACACGGTTGGTCACCCTGGGCGGCGCGTGCGAATCGATCCAGGCTGCGCCTCGCGACACCCAGCAGCGTGCCCACCGAGGGGTCTGTGACTGGCAAGCGGCCATCGAGCACTTCCGTGAGCACTTTGAGTTGTGCTTGCTTCAACTCGGGCAGCAACGCAAAGGCCTGCCAGTACAGCAGCGCGGGATTCGGATCGGTGATCTTCTCCCGCTTTCCCGGGAGAGAGGCTGGCTTGGAGCTGTCGCCTTCTGCCGCGGGCGCAGTGGGACCTTGCGCAGCCAGGGAAGGTGCGATGAGAGTCAGAGCGATGCCGGCAAGAGCCGCAAATTTCAGCATGCCATCAAGTTAGCAGACACCCCGCCGGAAACGAAACAGGCAAAGTGGGCAATTCTCAGGACGGCGACTCTGATCGACGTCCGCCTCATTCGAAGCGGCTAATTCGTCAATGTGTGTCAAACCGCCGGTGTCGGTAGCACATACAGAAGCACCGCCAGGAAATGGCAGATGCTTCCGGCCAGCACGAAGGTGTGCCAGATGGCGTGATGATACCGGAGACGGTGCCAGCGGTAGAAGACGACGCCCGAGGTGTAGCAAACACCGCCCGCGACCAGCAGCCACATGCCACCGCTGGGCAGGGCGGCCACCAGGGGCTTGATGGCGACCAGCACGAGCCAGCCGGTGAAGAGGTAGGCGAACACTGAGGCAAAGCGATGCACCTTCCGCGGGACGAGTTGCATCACTGCGCCCGCCACGCACAACGTCCAGATGACGCCGAATAGAGTCCAGCCCAGAGGCCCTCTCAGCACCGTGAGGAGAAAAGGTGTGTAGGTGCCTGCGATGAGCAGGAAGATCGCGGCGTGGTCGAGCTTCTTGAAAAGAAGCTTCAACTGAGGTCCACGAATGGCGTGGTACGCCGTGGATGCCGAGTAGAGTGCCACCAGCGTGGTGCCATATACGGCGAAGCTGACCATGTGCCACGCGGTGCCATGCAGGATGGAATCCACCATGAGCAGCACCAGAGCCACGGTGCTGAGCAGCAGGCCGATGCCGTGCGTAATCCAGTTCGCGGCTTCTTCGCCCGGGGTGAACTGTCGCGCGGCCTTTACTGCGGGGGGGCCTAGCCGTGATGCGGGGTGGGGAAGTTCCTTTGCCATGGCGGGACTCGCTGTAAGGGTTCCGGACGCACAGTGGGCTGCGGTACGATGCCGGTGCATCATTCGTGTCGCATCATCGCAACTTCATGCACAAAGAGCAATCAAAAGAGCGATGCCCCGATGATTTCGTCCTTCATTTAGCACGATGATGCAAAAGGAACGAATGGGGTGAGCCATTGGATGTGCTTGATATCACGGAATGGATTGAATGAGGGCTGCAGCGAGCACGACTAACACGCATCATGAAGACGATATCCCTTCTTTACGCCTCGATGTTGTTGGGCGCTGCCGTTACTCACGGTCAGAGCCAGAGCACACCCACAACACCCACACCTCCAGCGGTCACTCCGCCGAGTCCTTCTGCGCCCGCGACACCCGGAGCCTCGGATGCGGATAAGGTGCTGAACAAAGCAAAGCGGGAAAAGCAATTCTCCCGGCTCGACAAGAACAGTGACACGTTTGTGGATCGTGAGGAATTCAAGAACGCAAGGTTCGCGCAGAAGAAACCGCAACGCGCTGAGAAGCGCTTCGCCCGTGTGGACGGCAACAACGACGGTAAGCTCTCCAAGGATGAGTGGCTGGCGGCGCCGGTGCGCGGGAAGAAGAAGGTGTGACGACGACTTACGCTTTTCGTCCTGAAAAGCGTAGCAATCTCGCCCCCTTGCGAATGAACGTCAGGGTAAGGATCCGGAAGTGGTGCCGAAGGCCTTGGACTGCGTGCAGCCCCGCTGCCGCTTTCCCTCAGTGCAGCCTGCTGCACGCTCTACCGCGACGCAGGCGCCTGGTCTTCTGGAGATATCTTACTACGAGCAAGTGTCACCCTCGCCACAGCAGGCTGTGGACTCTGGAAAGCGGCAGCAG
Protein-coding regions in this window:
- a CDS encoding methyltransferase, which codes for MTPLSPENILKTGLAFWPAKTLLSAVELEIFTLLAKAPQDAATLRHALGLHERGTLDFLDALVAMGFLQREDGLYRNTSETDVFLDKAKPSYIGGILEMANNRLYPFWGNLTTALRTGERQNEKLQGTDLFSELYKDPAKLAEFLRAMSGVSRGANMAIAKQFPWLDYKTYVDVGTAQGDLAVQIALANPHLRGTGFDLPEVGPIFSDYVAVNGLKERVTFAAGSFFTDALPKADVVLMGHILHDWDLETKKMLLKKSYEALPEGGAVVVYESIIDDDRSQNAFGLHMSLNMLVETDGGFDFTGADCIGWMKEAGFRDMRVEHLVGPESMVIGIK
- a CDS encoding Gfo/Idh/MocA family oxidoreductase, producing the protein MSKKLNIAVVGLGFGAEFIPIWQRHPHTNCYAICQRNEAKLKECGDYWKVDVRYTEYEELLKDPNVDAVHINSPIPDHGWMSIAALKAGKHVACTVPMATSVEECLEIIKLTQETGLTYMMMETVVYAREYLFMKDLADKGELGKLQFIQASHQQDMDGWPNYWPGLPPMHYATHCVGPVLGLAGGEAEYVSCFGSGTIREELIKHYNSPFAVETAHVKVHKSDLSVRIIRSLFDTARQYRESIDVYGSQKSVEWPLIEHEPLVLHTAKKPEPEIPEKIKCPDFADRLPEPIQRYTTKGVYDDDANTHLSFTQGAGHGGSHPHLAHEFAMALVEKRETFPNAKQSANWTCTGILAHQSAMEGGAIKKLPVETLS
- a CDS encoding phosphoribosyltransferase family protein, with amino-acid sequence MLFRDRIDAGVQLAQRLSGYAGRADVVIVGLPRGGVPVAAEVAKALHAPLDIMVVRKLGVPGHEELALGAIAPDDALVVNPEVMASLREPEVALHEAMVRERKELERREQEYQGARPAIDLRGKTVIAVDDGLATGATMHAAVKALRGRGVAQCIVAVPVTAWQARASFEDAGVEVVSVFIPADFQAVGQHYEDFTQTSDEEVLQALREANLSASGR
- a CDS encoding hemolysin III family protein; this encodes MAKELPHPASRLGPPAVKAARQFTPGEEAANWITHGIGLLLSTVALVLLMVDSILHGTAWHMVSFAVYGTTLVALYSASTAYHAIRGPQLKLLFKKLDHAAIFLLIAGTYTPFLLTVLRGPLGWTLFGVIWTLCVAGAVMQLVPRKVHRFASVFAYLFTGWLVLVAIKPLVAALPSGGMWLLVAGGVCYTSGVVFYRWHRLRYHHAIWHTFVLAGSICHFLAVLLYVLPTPAV